One segment of Clavelina lepadiformis chromosome 2, kaClaLepa1.1, whole genome shotgun sequence DNA contains the following:
- the LOC143446079 gene encoding uncharacterized protein LOC143446079 isoform X1, with protein MWAGHGVNFLRMESLPDKSLEILVVVGAVDDEDNVKYVIASIKAGIQEWAQRLQLASVVDGALLKFDAKFSVSTNSEGLAPTSTLSWEEDETEIRVIVSPTCFDVNREIARLLIRPSSHRLVVYGGHSIDGRANWYFQDGVFERDDLEYVLTDRKLTSALQTTNTHASLTISCLQADQWKLKHENPLIDITFLDPFKAAEEKKEKRSPVSKGMSKFVESLEDALSEQVQGIFSQLEPPSQEGFLKIRNPCLYVFPSGNGDSAYFTVNGFSILINGGALSRPGFWRIVRHQESVDCIIATHLGSDSLTGINSFFLRKVQEKQLKLPMDNTTEEYKQISRSLISPDVGCCFMNAPLEFAEIAYRKGSTSMVDEDVNGQNFTLQQQLDLKTVDLVKDTLRLSKALNLELSPLTRNPDPVPITLFSKYGVGKLELYVISPDENSKELAYVREKWGCDDKSCNQKGKTGVTLPSGEEGKALLSDLASICCLLVWRPASPSGKIVRVLFPGNTSQDKIFEGLEKIKNKEFLSLPCPTEAILKARHVNRSKTAKPTTSRYGSTELSKSSHTSTARMGSSATNHAVRASKSDISRKAITTRKQNVKGEPLKRPESAKAPDSARSKRDGNELVKPADKRPKADKPERPAASSSSAASTSKTKPSAIKSKTGPVQAKAEARVKAKQTTAKTVVTKSTTAVGSPSKSDSKTAKPSSSKVQPSNNKKLASAISDKQKKTSPAKPKSPTAKKSMSQPKESSKAPQKIPLTPPEDLTDAFAKLSPEVKSAGDKPIDIKLTKRPTPEGQSVGHFDESAIKSSEVADTPKEVSVKSDLCTKTEDLTLQDEKLVEKVDSEYLTVDTSTDKTDENAIGDTSLVGLSRKAELKQDVLSQESVEIDTLHASAVTKDSHVFQKNVENPRSLENLIPSGTDTTQEIKEIQFSGELQPEAPVASHIMDDLNSLKSGKGVVLQEQGELHDKMPKDEKELNQDSEPDAESQVKIDMPDFQNGDTPYFPVDKNEIEETQKPDADKYCTGDDIRQADDFQNGDIPYCPVPKVQEADDAKLDAGLQSLKENQVQQNMEFEQKETEPMREYYPGDDLAEDEEPEFQNGDIPYFPTVEDSLGDKYEAESDGKDSTDAPLPEDRGQSVFQTGDTPYIPEDQKDHQQQEAKPSVELNEFQDEEKELEENKINTDDTNQQDSGSPKSESKHETNDDSQAALNEDIPIPDASPQQSQNVEVVEQPQAEEDGIELVREDPEPSIQPAMLDSMTPVKDEALLTTDLCEEMSKIVDVSPLSSDPYYEGPDKEDNSVKVEVETSDRDWLGTPQSSEPQSMITDTTPTSDLQSEDLQIPDQTSVDQQNTYHDITGAKQNKMSVTPLSSVPSTPPGTEEAQKQDEAQPQLYNHVDQDEEERAASLEKDETSLVDLAFTYSTTSTTSKIGLMESPYSTEVDSIYNIPSMGGSGSAALTTGTAEGDASRVREFSVADTAEQELDESSEAKREIDSAQLSSGVFDSNGNQTISIWSSRIEGLEGQQRSAMPVLAWSDGNQAQSLEEDYFGKFGQQGGNKDVETTDQSALQCQEPVQDRECEQIHGLTVEQSAEVEIDKPTSVEEKPAKRFDSGWRFGISSAMTELEHDLGHLHAEKNSTSEEEESYTYEVSSDQRAAMLQISDDMYNLHLGANQQQQQQVNKPLQEQQFELTPSEESELTLSEPPPQHISGSELPDAAEIKDVNPDSFQLEFEDSANSSKDFDGQHQSGLLGDSPTDIFSKHVRGGQKKDDNDFQPHEIVEGLGSYQVESQLPSGFFEQGQALTQDQTYAGSDQLFNYPAATAQGEQQHGRNIWEAEPTEFASLQPDQPSASTHTFASNNPFAAEFLPTQNNNNNHDEDFVSIRKSDPMAQDRPTSSKTKKQTTSMKGKKDKVEHPAFYVDLAYIPHHVNKNHCGIEFFKRIRSKYYVISGFDARNDEPNEQTLVYLLEAKKTWGKPSEAPGQDDGNVTVIPTHNSSALSNWYQKYKELTAENIHLVASGSKVLMHNETVEACKIEF; from the exons ATGTGGGCAGGACacggtgtgaattttttaagaATGGAGAGTTTGCCAGATAAATCTTTAGAGATCTTGGTAGTGGTTGGTGCAGTTGATGATGAAGACAATGTGAAATATGTGATAGCATCGATTAAAGCAG GAATACAAGAGTGGGCTCAGCGACTTCAACTTGCATCGGTGGTTGATGGTgctttgttaaaatttgatgCCAAGTTTAGTGTCAGCACTAACTCAGAAGGCTTGG CTCCAACATCAACATTAAGTTGGGAAGAGGATGAGACTGAAATTCGGGTCATTGTCAGTCCCACCTGCTTTGATGTCAATCGTGAAATTGCCAGGTTACTTATCCGCCCATCCAGCCATAGACTTGTGGTTTATGGAGGACATTCTATTGATGGTCGTGCAAACTGGTATTTTCAAGATGGGGTATTTGAAAGAGACGATCTTGAGTATGTTTTGACAG ATCGAAAGTTAACAAGTGCTCTTCAAACTACTAATACTCACGCATCATTGACCATAAGTTGTCTTCAAGCTGATCAGTGGAAACTGAAACACGAAAACCCTTTAATTGACATAACCTTCCTTGATCCTTTCAAGGCAGCCG aagaaaagaaagaaaaacgaaGTCCAGTCAGCAAAGGAATGAGCAAGTTTGTGGAAAGTCTTGAAGATGCACTTAGCGAACAG GTTCAGGGAATTTTCAGTCAATTGGAACCTCCATCACAGGAAGGCTTTTTAAAAATCCGCAACCCATGCTTATATGTTTTTCCATCTGGCAATGGAGATTCAGCTTATTTTACTGTGAATGGATTTAGTATTTTAATAAATGGTGGCGCTTTATCAAG ACCCGGATTTTGGAGAATTGTGCGCCATCAAGAGAGTGTAGATTGTATAATTGCCACCCATCTTGGCAGTGACTCACTGACTGGTATTAACAGCTTCTTTTTAAGGAAAGTGCAGGAAAAACAGTTGAAGCTTCCCATGGATAACACCACTGAAGAATATAAG caaataTCCCGTTCTCTCATATCACCAGATGTGGGCTGCTGTTTTATGAACGCTCCGTTAGAATTTGCTGAAATTGCCTACCGCAAGGGGAGCACCTCCATGGTGGATGAAGATGTAAATGGGCAAAACTTCACCTTGCAGCAGCAACTTGATCTGAAGACTGTAGACCTTGTAAAGGATACATTGAGATTATCTAAG GCACTCAATCTTGAACTTAGTCCTCTCACACGCAACCCAGATCCTGTGCCAATTAcgcttttttcaaaatatggtGTTGGAAAATTGGAATTGTATGTAATCAGCCCTGATGAAAATAGCAAGGAGCTTGCATACGTTCGAGAAAAATGGGGTTGCGATGACAAAAGCTGTAATCAAAAGGGCAAAACTGGG GTTACACTTCCTTCAGGCGAAGAAGGCAAGGCGTTACTATCTGATCTTGCGTCCATTTGCTGTCTTTTAGTATGGCGCCCTGCATCACCTAGTGGGAAAATTGTTCGTGTGCTGTTTCCAGGCAACACATCTCAA gacaaaatatttgaaggttTGGAGAAAATAAAGAACAAGGAATTTTTGTCCTTGCCATGTCCAACTGAGGCCATCTTGAAAGCAAGACATG TGAATCGGTCTAAAACTGCCAAGCCAACAACATCTAGATATGGATCAACTGAACTTTCCAAATCATCTCACACTTCAACAGCAAGGATGGGTTCTTCAGCAACTAATCATGCTGTGAGAGCATCCAAATCTGATATTTCCAGGAAGGCCATAACCACtagaaaacaaaatgtaaaaggAGAACCATTAAAAAGGCCAGAGTCAGCCAAGGCACCAGATTCAGCTCGCTCGAAAAGGGATGGTAACGAACTTGTGAAGCCAGCTGATAAACGACCTAAAGCCGACAAACCTGAACGCCCAGCTGCATCCAGCAGTAGTGCAGCCTCCACAAGCAAGACAAAACCTTCTGCAATTAAATCCAAAACGGGGCCTGTTCAAGCCAAAGCTGAAGCTAGAGTAAAAGCAAAGCAAACTACTGCAAAGACTGTAGTGACCAAATCAACCACTGCTGTAGGAAGTCCATCCAAGTCCGACAGCAAAACTGCTAAGCCAAGCTCATCAAAAGTCCAGCCATCTAACAACAAAAAGCTGGCCTCTGCAATCAGtgacaaacaaaagaaaacatcTCCTGCCAAACCAAAGAGCCCTACTGCAAAGAAGTCAATGTCACAACCAAAAGAAAGTTCTAAAGCACCACAGAAGATTCCACTTACTCCTCCAGAAGACCTTACCGATGCTTTTGCAAAGCTTTCGCCTGAAGTAAAGTCAGCTGGTGATAAACCGATTGATATTAAGTTGACAAAGCGCCCAACACCTGAAGGTCAAAGTGTTGGCCATTTTGATGAATCTGCTATTAAGTCTAGTGAGGTTGCTGATACGCCAAAAGAAGTTTCTGTAAAATCTGATCTTTGCACCAAGACTGAAGATTTAACTCTGCAAGATGAGAAGTTGGTTGAGAAAGTTGATTCGGAATACTTGACTGTTGATACTTCAACTGACAAAACAGATGAAAACGCAATAGGCGACACATCCTTGGTTGGTCTTTCCAGAAAAGCTGAATTGAAACAAGATGTATTGTCACAGGAATCAGTGGAGATTGATACTTTGCATGCTAGTGCTGTTACGAAGGATAGCCATGTCTTCcagaaaaatgttgaaaatccTAGGTCTTTGGAAAATTTAATCCCAAGTGGTACAGATACTACACAAGAAATAAAGGAAATTCAATTTTCAGGTGAACTGCAGCCTGAAGCTCCAGTTGCATCTCACATAATGGATGATCTGAACAGTCTAAAATCAGGAAAAGGAGTTGTGCTTCAGGAACAAGGCGAGCTGCATGATAAAATGCCGAAAGATGAAAAAGAATTGAATCAAGACAGCGAACCAGATGCAGAAAGCCAAGTTAAGATAGATATGCCTGACTTTCAGAATGGGGATACTCCCTATTTCCCAGTAGACAAAAACGAGATTGAAGAAACGCAGAAACCAGATGCTGATAAGTATTGCACTGGTGATGACATCAGACAAGCAGATGATTTTCAAAATGGTGATATTCCTTATTGTCCCGTGCCAAAAGTACAAGAAGCAGATGATGCAAAGTTGGATGCTGGTTTGCAGTCCTTGAAAGAGAATCAAGTTCAGCAAAATATGGAGTTTGAACAAAAAGAGACCGAGCCCATGAGGGAGTATTACCCCGGAGATGATCTTGCTGAAGATGAAGAACCAGAGTTTCAGAATGGGGATATTCCTTACTTTCCTACTGTTGAGGATAGTCTTGGAGATAAATATGAAGCTGAATCAGATGGAAAAGACTCTACTGATGCACCTCTTCCTGAGGATCGAGGACAATCAGTCTTTCAAACTGGAGATACACCATATATTCCAGAAGATCAAAAAGATCACCAGCAGCAGGAGGCAAAACCAAGTGTAGAGTTAAATGAGTTCCAGGATGAAGAGAAAGAATTGGAAGAAAACAAGATTAATACAGATGATACCAACCAGCAAGATTCAGGTTCTCCAAAGTCAGAGAGCAAGCACGAAACAAATGATGACTCTCAAGCTGCTTTGAATGAGGACATCCCAATTCCTGACGCATCTCCACAGCAATCACAAAATGTTGAGGTTGTAGAACAACCCCAAGCTGAGGAAGATGGTATAGAGCTTGTTAGAGAAGACCCTGAACCATCCATCCAACCAGCAATGCTAGATAGTATGACACCAGTGAAGGATGAAGCCCTGTTGACAACTGATCTGTGTGAAGAAATGTCAAAAATTGTTGACGTGTCTCCTCTCTCTTCTGATCCTTACTACGAAGGACCTGACAAAGAAGATAACTCTGTCAAAGTTGAAGTGGAAACCTCTGACAGAGACTGGCTTGGAACCCCTCAATCTTCGGAGCCGCAATcaatgataacagacacaaCACCGACATCTGATTTGCAAAGTGAAGATTTACAAATACCag ATCAGACATCTGTAGACCAGCAAAATACTTACCATGACATTACTGGTGCAAAGCAAAATAAGATGAG TGTCACCCCTCTGTCCTCTGTACCATCAACTCCTCCTGGTACTGAAGAAGCTCAGAAGCAAGATGAAGCGCAGCCTCAACTTTACAATCATGTCGATCAAGATGAAGAAGAGAGAGCTGCATCACTGGAGAAG GATGAAACATCCCTGGTTGACTTGGCGTTTACCTACAGCACAACTTCCACTACATCTAAGATCGGTTTGATGGAATCACCATACAGTACTGAAGTAGATTCCATATATAACATCCCCAGTATGGGTGGAAGTGGAAGTGCCGCTCTCACAACTGGCACTGCAG AAGGTGATGCTTCCAGAGTTCGAGAGTTTTCGGTAGCAGACACAGCAGAGCAAG AACTAGATGAATCATCAGAAGCAAAACGTGAAATTGACTCAGCACAGCTTTCCAGCGGCGTCTTCGACAGTAATGGCAACCAGACTATTTCCATCTGGTCGTCTCGAATTGAAG GGTTGGAAGGCCAACAGAGAAGTGCCATGCCAGTACTAGCATGGTCTGATGGAAACCAAGCTCAGAGTTTggaagaagattattttggtAAATTTGGACAACAAGGTGGCAACAAGGATGTTGAAACTACAGATCAATCTGCTTTGCAATGTCAAGAACCAGTACAAG ATCGTGAATGTGAACAAATTCATGGCTTAACTGTCGAGCAAAGTGCTGAAGTAGAAATCGACAAGCCCACAAGTGTTGAAGAAAAACCAGCAAAAAGATTTGACAGCGGCTGGCGATTTGGTATTTCTTCTGCTATGACAGAACTTGAACATGACTTGGGCCACTTACATGCTGAGAAAAATAGCACAA GTGAAGAAGAAGAGAGCTATACTTATGAAGTGTCAAGCGACCAAAGAGCAGCCATGCTACAAATCTCTGATGATATGTACAACTTGCATTTAG GAGCaaaccaacaacaacaacaacaagtgAACAAACCACTACAAGAACAGCAG TTCGAGCTCACACCATCTGAGGAATCAGAGCTGACGCTTTCCGAACCTCCTCCTCAGCATATAAGTGGATCAGAGCTGCCTGATGCAGCTGAAATTAAGGATGTTAATCCAGATTCATTCCAATTGGAGTTTGAAGATTCTGCCAACTCTTCGAAGGATTTTGATGGCCAGCACCAATCAGGTCTTTTGGGTGACAGTCCAACCGATATCTTTTCTAAGCATGTACGTGGCGGCCAAAAAAAAGATGACAACGATTTTCAACCTCATGAAATAGTAGAAGGATTAGGAAGTTACCAAGTTGAAAGTCAGCTTCCCAGCGGTTTCTTTGAGCAAGGTCAAGCATTGACACAAGATCAGACATATGCTGGAAGTGACCAACTCTTTAACTATCCTGCTGCGACTGCTCAAGGGGAACAACAACATGGAAGAAATATATGGGAAGCAGAACCAACAG AGTTTGCTTCCCTGCAACCAGACCAGCCTTCTGCTTCGACTCATACTTTTGCCAGCAACAACCCTTTTGCAGCTGAGTTCTTACCCActcaaaataacaacaataaccaTGATGAAGATTTTGTGTCCATTCGTAAATCTGATCCTATGGCACAAGACAGACCTACTTCTAGCAAGACCAAAAAGCAGACTACTTCCATGAAAG GGAAGAAAGACAAAGTTGAACATCCTGCGTTTTATGTTGATCTGGCATACATTCCTCATCATGTAAATAAGAATCATTGCGGCATCGAGTTTTTTAAGAGAATTCGATCCAA gTATTACGTCATCAGTGGATTTGATGCAAGAAACGACGAACCAAATGAACAGACCTTAGTGTACTTGTTGGAGGCAAAGAAAACCTGGGGAAAACCCAGTGAAGCGCCAGGGCAAGATGACGGGAATGTCACTGTGATCCCAACACACAACTCGAGTGCTCTAAGCAATTG GTACCagaaatacaaagaattgacAGCTGAAAATATTCACTTGGTGGCAAGTGGTAGCAAAGTTCTTATGCATAATGAAACGGTTGAAGCATGCAAGATTGAGTTTTGA